One region of Culex pipiens pallens isolate TS chromosome 2, TS_CPP_V2, whole genome shotgun sequence genomic DNA includes:
- the LOC120416311 gene encoding fatty acid synthase gives MPARFEDVTTDTRRGVPRDLGGHYDGCQIRDDICITGFSGRLPESSSIDEFKRNLMEGVDMVTDSDHRWAKNLYDLPARSGKIKDDDLQNLDAEFFKIHQKQAEGMDPQLRMLLECTYEAIIDAGINPQEIRGSRTGVYVGASGSETEQHWSSDPDLVNGYGLTGSARAMFANRLSYTFDLKGPSFALDTACSSSLFALSYAFADMKAGRCDAAIVAGVTVNLKPTMALQFRRLNMLSPDGACKAFDESGNGYVRSDGCVVTLLQRASDSRRIYASVLNVRVNTDGYKDQGVTYPNGQIQKRLIKETYEEINLNPADVVYVEAHGTGTKVGDPQEVNSITDFFCKDRKTPLLIGSVKSNMGHSEPASGVCSVAKMLIAMEEGILPGNLHFQSPNPDLYGIVDGRVKVVDRNMPWNGGIIGLNSFGFGGANAHVIMKSHPKPKPISPKDGFPKLVLASGRTDEAVEAFLDEAALNKDDEELVGLLNEIHSKNTPGHNNRGYAVIGDGQSVQEVLEMNDDKRPIWFIYSGMGSQWASMAKDMMRVEVFSNSIHRCAEALRPEGVDLIEILTKSTDATFDNILNSFISIAAVQVALTDVLNHVGINPDGMVGHSVGELGCAYADGCFTPEQTVLAAYWRGRSILDTQLIPGQMAAVGLSWEQCKEQLPKDIIAACHNSNDSVTISGPVESVNKFIAKLNADGVFAKGVKSSGIAFHSRYIADAAPKLRKSLDKIIPNPKSRSPRWISTSIPEEAWNTPLAQQSSAAYHVNNLLSSVLFAEGIRHVPDNAICIEIAPHGLLQAILKRALGKEAVNLSLMRRENQNNVIFMLSNLGKLYSAGAQPQVQKLYRPISYPVGRGTRMLNSLVKWDHSTKWFLAKFGAESKSGETVIDINLEKPENAYLTGHAIDGRVLFPATGYLTLAWRTFAKMRGADMEKTPVVIENAVFHRATILPKTGSVKLGINFFDGTGAFEICEGGSLTMSGKISIPEKIENEELNLPKLDEDKSGMALNTSDVYKELRLRGYDYGGMFRGVTKADAKAITGELQWKDNWVSFMDTMLQFSLLDKFMRDLYLPTRIEKVVINPARHLDIMNELKTTSKDAPVTMYRNIDVIKSGGVEIRGLKATLAPKRAGSQNPPSLEKYVFVPNCNEKNLAEGVEKARLRSITAAVQIVIENSAGALKIKAADACFQRAPENIMAAAVQEIVEGEPMLASDVAVVTNYQPDALVQHYGDCGIRVVAKDPTAGAIEQGCHLVVSYDILGRPDAQTVLTNLRASIREDGFILLEESRTAFDGAKKGKALFDALNLTTVSYQFCENKVYILLRTVVAYEKRTSTVIQVTEKNFTWLEPLKAALAKAEETNTFVYLVCQGEELFGGQGFINCIKNEAGGKFARMVFVQDKRAEKFTLTGKLYAEQLKKDLICNVLNSNGVWGTFRHLRLDSYTNSPTLQVEHAYVNALTKGDLASLKWIEGPLSLDRPDPRDKDNELCTVYYAPINFRDVMLSSGKLGVDALPGDLPNQDCILGLEFAGRDSKGRRIMTMVAAKSLATTCIANREMMWEIPDNWTMEQASTVPCVYSTVYYALVVRGRMKSGESILIHAGSGGVGQAAISVALATGLTVFTTVGSKEKRDFLKRTFPQLQDKNIGNSRDCSFEQMILRETQGRGVDLVLNSLSDEKLQASVRCLGLNGRFLEIGKFDLSNNTPLGMSVFLKNTSFHGILIDSIMDGDKASLQQTVKLVAEGIKSGAVRPLPTSVYNEQQVEQAFRFMASGKHIGKVVLKIRDEEPSKIVVPTPKLVPAIPRTYMHKEKSYILVGGLGGFGLELANWMVSRGATKIVLTSRSGVRTGYQASMIRRWTSRGVKVSIDTNDVTTLSGAKKLLQEANKLGPVGGVFNLAAVLRDGLLENATEAEFKTVCVPKVDGTKNLDQATRELCPDLDYFVCFSSVSCGRGNIGQVNYGLANSAMERICEARQATGLPGTSIQWGAIGDTGLVLETLGDNETVIGGTLPQRMSSCLQTMDFFLQQPSPVLASMVVAEKRKAETGGAGLVSSIANILGLKDTKNVSDSATLADLGMDSLMGTEIKQTLERNFDTTLSAAEIRLLTFGKLKALESGTGDVASDSSAAAGTDSKQDLNGVGDGTQVKFGTELMPTKCLTRLDSKAPANSKDTPVFMIHAIEGVITSLIPLAQTLTVPVYGLQCVAEAPLESLETLAAYYIKQIRTVQPKGPYTILGYSFGASIAYEIVVQLEKAKDACRLVLIDGSPGYVSWYTEAQKQRNANGGGVQAQDEAFALAYFAMVCGKLDYGKTAQELIKPKTWEARLQKCAELVRVQLPQYSQQLLETTAKSFVQKIVANHLYKPSSKINAPVKLVKPTENYAKLHGDYGLSELCTKEVKVTTVKGDHRSILTGESMLNISKLLLETN, from the exons GCATCAATCCTCAGGAGATTCGTGGCAGCCGCACGGGAGTGTACGTCGGTGCGTCCGGATCGGAAACCGAGCAGCACTGGAGCTCCGACCCGGACCTGGTGAACGGGTATGGCCTCACCGGAAGTGCCCGGGCGATGTTCGCCAACCGACTGTCGTACACGTTCGATCTGAAGGGACCCAGCTTTGCGCTGGACACGGCCTGTTCCAGCTCGCTGTTTGCGTTGTCGTACGCGTTTGCCGACATGAAGGCTGGACGGTGTGACGCGGCCATCGTGGCGGGAGTCACGGTGAACCTGAAGCCGACGATGGCGCTGCAGTTTAGACGGTTGAACATGCTGAGTCCGGACGGTGCCTGCAAGGCGTTTGACGAGTCCGGAAACGGATACGTCCGTTCGGATGGCTGCGTTGTAACGCTGCTGCAGCGTGCGTCCGACTCTCGTCGTATCTACGCGAGCGTACTGAATGTCAGGGTCAACACGGACGGTTACAAAGATCAGGGCGTTACCTATCCCAACGGACAGATTCAGAAGCGCCTGATCAAGGAAACTTACGAGGAAATCAATCTCAACCCGGCCGACGTGGTGTACGTGGAGGCTCACGGAACCGGTACCAAGGTCGGAGATCCGCAGGAAGTCAACTCGATCACGGACTTTTTCTGCAAGGATCGCAAGACTCCGCTGTTGATTGGATCCGTCAAGTCGAACATGGGCCACTCGGAGCCCGCTTCGGGTGTGTGTTCCGTGGCAAAGATGTTGATTGCCATGGAGGAGGGTATCTTGCCTGGAAATTTGCACTTCCAGAGTCCTAACCCCGATCTGTACGGAATCGTGGACGGCCGCGTCAAGGTTGTCGATCGTAACATGCCCTGGAACGGTGGCATCATCGGCCTGAACTCGTTCGGATTCGGCGGAGCTAACGCTCACGTGATCATGAAGTCTCATCCCAAACCGAAGCCAATCAGCCCCAAGGATGGATTCCCGAAGCTGGTGCTCGCTTCCGGTCGTACCGATGAAGCTGTAGAAGCTTTCTTGGACGAGGCTGCGCTGAACAAGGACGACGAAGAGTTGGTGGGACTGCTGAACGAAATTCACAGCAAGAATACTCCCGGCCATAACAACCGCGGTTATGCCGTTATTGGTGACGGTCAGTCGGTTCAGGAAGTCTTGGAGATGAACGATGACAAGCGTCCGATTTGGTTCATCTACTCTGGTATGGGCTCGCAGTGGGCCAGCATGGCCAAGGACATGATGCGCGTGGAAGTCTTCAGCAACAGCATCCACCGTTGCGCTGAAGCTCTACGTCCCGAGGGCGTCGATCTGATCGAAATCCTCACCAAGAGCACTGACGCCACCTTTGACAACATTCTCAACTCGTTCATCTCGATCGCTGCCGTCCAGGTTGCGTTGACTGACGTGCTGAACCATGTTGGCATCAATCCCGACGGCATGGTCGGACACTCCGTGGGTGAACTGGGCTGTGCGTACGCCGATGGCTGCTTCACTCCGGAGCAAACCGTACTGGCCGCATACTGGCGAGGTCGCAGCATCCTGGACACCCAGCTGATCCCTGGCCAGATGGCCGCCGTTGGACTGTCCTGGGAGCAGTGCAAGGAGCAACTACCGAAGGACATCATCGCGGCTTGCCATAACAGCAACGACAGCGTTACG ATTTCCGGCCCAGTAGAATCGGTCAACAAGTTCATCGCCAAGCTGAACGCCGACGGTGTCTTTGCTAAGGGCGTCAAGAGTTCGGGCATTGCCTTCCACAGCCGGTACATTGCGGACGCGGCCCCGAAACTACGCAAATCGCTCGACAAGATCATCCCGAACCCGAAGAGCCGTTCGCCGCGCTGGATCAGCACCAGCATCCCGGAGGAGGCCTGGAATACGCCGCTGGCGCAGCAGTCTTCGGCGGCGTACCACGTGAACAATCTGCTCTCGTCGGTGCTGTTCGCCGAGGGCATTCGCCACGTGCCGGACAACGCCATCTGCATCGAAATTGCCCCGCACGGGCTGCTGCAGGCCATCCTGAAGCGTGCCCTCGGCAAGGAGGCCGTCAACCTGAGCTTGATGCGTCGCGAGAACCAGAACAACGTGATCTTTATGCTGAGCAACCTTGGAAA GTTGTACAGTGCCGGAGCTCAACCGCAGGTGCAGAAGCTGTACCGTCCAATTTCGTACCCGGTCGGCCGAGGAACGCGCATGTTGAACTCGCTGGTGAAATGGGACCACTCGACCAAGTGGTTCCTGGCCAAGTTTGGCGCAGAAA GCAAGTCCGGTGAAACCGTCATCGACATCAACCTGGAGAAGCCGGAGAATGCGTACCTGACTGGACACGCCATCGATGGACGTGTGCTGTTCCCGGCAACGGGATACCTTACGCTGGCGTGGCGCACATTCGCCAAGATGCGCGGAGCTGACATGGAGAAGACTCCGGTCGTCATCGAGAATGCCGTATTCCACCGGGCTACGATTCTGCCCAAAACGGGCTCCGTCAAGCTGGGCATCAACTTCTTTGACGGGACGGGTGCGTTCGAAATCTGCGAGGGAGGTTCGCTGACAATGTCGGGCAAAATTTCCATCCCGGAGAAGATCGAGAACGAGGAGCTGAATCTGCCCAAGCTCGACGAGGACAAGTCGGGAATGGCGTTAAACACGAGCGACGTGTACAAGGAGCTTCGTCTGCGTGGATACGATTACGGAGGAATGTTCCGTGGTGTGACCAAGGCCGATGCCAAGGCGATCACGGGAGAACTCCAGTGGAAGGATAACTGGGTCAGCTTTATGGACACGATGTTGCAGTTCTCGCTGCTGGACAAGTTTATGCGTGACCTGTATCTGCCGACGCGTATCGAGAAGGTTGTCATCAATCCAGCTCGCCATCTGGATATTATGAATGAGCTTAAAACAACTAGCAAGGACGCTCCGGTCACAATGTACCGAAACATTGACGTGATCAAGAGTGGTGGCGTTGAGATTCGTGGCTTGAAGGCTACGCTGGCTCCGAAACGTGCCGGTTCCCAGAACCCTCCATCGCTGGAGAAGTACGTGTTTGTTCCGAACTGCAACGAAAAGAACCTAGCCGAGGGCGTCGAGAAGGCTCGCCTGCGTTCGATAACTGCCGCTGTACAGATCGTCATCGAGAACAGTGCCGGAGCGTTGAAGATCAAGGCTGCCGATGCTTGCTTCCAGCGTGCACCGGAGAATATCATGGCCGCTGCGGTTCAGGAGATTGTTGAAGGTGAACCGATGCTGGCCAGCGACGTTGCTGTCGTTACCAACTACCAACCGGATGCCCTCGTTCAGCATTACGGAGATTGTGGAATCCGTGTGGTAGCTAAGGATCCTACCGCCGGAGCTATTGAGCAGGGCTGCCATCTGGTGGTTTCGTACGATATCTTGGGCCGTCCCGATGCTCAAACTGTACTGACCAACCTTCGCGCTTCCATTCGTGAGGACGGATTTATCCTTCTGGAAGAATCCCGCACGGCTTTCGACGGTGCCAAGAAGGGCAAGGCTTTGTTCGATGCGCTCAACCTGACGACCGTTTCGTACCAATTTTGCGAGAACAAGGTGTACATCTTGCTCCGCACAGTCGTTGCCTACGAGAAGCGTACCAGCACCGTCATCCAGGTTACCGAGAAGAACTTCACCTGGCTCGAACCGCTGAAGGCTGCTTTGGCGAAGGCCGAAGAGACCAACACCTTCGTTTACTTGGTCTGCCAGGGCGAGGAACTGTTTGGAGGTCAGGGCTTCATCAACTGTATCAAGAACGAGGCTGGAGGCAAGTTCGCGCGAATGGTGTTCGTTCAGGACAAGCGCGCTGAGAAGTTTACTCTCACCGGAAAGCTGTACGCTGAACAACTCAAGAAGGATCTGATTTGCAACGTTCTGAACTCCAACGGTGTCTGGGGAACCTTCCGTCATCTACGCTTGGACAGTTACACCAACTCTCCAACGCTGCAGGTTGAGCACGCGTACGTGAACGCTCTGACCAAGGGTGACCTGGCCAGTTTGAAGTGGATCGAAGGTCCGCTTTCGCTAGACCGACCGGATCCACGGGACAAGGACAACGAGCTGTGCACCGTGTACTACGCCCCGATCAACTTCCGTGACGTTATGTTGAGCTCTGGAAAGCTCGGAGTGGATGCCCTGCCGGGTGACTTGCCGAACCAGGACTGCATCCTGGGTCTGGAGTTTGCCGGTCGTGACTCCAAGGGTCGCCGCATCATGACCATGGTTGCGGCCAAATCGCTGGCCACCACTTGCATCGCGAACCGCGAAATGATGTGGGAGATCCCGGACAACTGGACCATGGAGCAGGCCTCGACGGTGCCGTGCGTCTACTCGACTGTGTACTACGCGCTGGTTGTGCGTGGACGCATGAAGAGCGGCGAATCTATCCTGATTCACGCCGGATCGGGAGGTGTGGGTCAAGCGGCCATTTCGGTTGCCCTGGCCACCGGCCTTACGGTGTTCACCACCGTCGGTAGCAAGGAAAAGCGTGACTTCCTGAAGCGTACCTTCCCGCAGCTGCAGGACAAGAACATCGGGAACTCGCGTGACTGCTCGTTCGAGCAGATGATCTTGCGCGAAACGCAGGGCCGCGGTGTAGATCTGGTGCTGAACTCGCTATCGGACGAGAAGCTGCAGGCTTCGGTGCGCTGTCTGGGCCTGAACGGACGCTTCCTGGAGATTGGCAAGTTCGATCTGAGCAACAACACTCCGCTGGGAATGTCGGTGTTCCTGAAGAACACCTCGTTCCACGGTATCCTGATCGACAGCATCATGGATGGGGACAAGGCATCGCTGCAGCAGACGGTCAAGCTGGTGGCGGAGGGTATCAAGTCCGGTGCCGTCCGTCCGCTGCCAACGAGCGTGTACAACGAGCAGCAGGTTGAGCAGGCCTTCCG TTTCATGGCATCCGGTAAGCACATTGGTAAGGTCGTCCTGAAGATTCGTGACGAAGAACCGTCCAAGATTGTCGTCCCGACGCCGAAGCTGGTTCCGGCCATTCCGCGTACCTACATGCACAAGGAAAAGAGCTACATCCTGGTCGGAGGTCTGGGAGGATTCGGTTTGGAGCTTGCCAACTGGATGGTGTCTCGCGGAGCTACCAAGATTGTGCTGACCTCGCGTAGCGGAGTTCGTACCGGCTACCAGGCGTCGATGATTCGTCGCTGGACCAGCCGTGGAGTCAAGGTATCGATCGACACCAACGACGTGACCACGCTGAGCGGAGCCAAGAAGTTGCTGCAGGAGGCCAACAAGCTGGGACCGGTTGGTGGAGTGTTCAACCTGGCGGCGGTTCTGCGGGACGGCCTGTTGGAGAACGCAACCGAGGCTGAATTCAAGACTGTCTGTGTGCCTAAGGTTGACGGAACCAAGAACCTGGATCAAGCGACGCGCGAGTTGTGTCCTGATCTGGACTACTTTGTCTGCTTCTCGAGTGTGTCGTGCGGCAGAGGAAACATTGGTCAGGTGAACTACGGTTTGGCCAATTCGGCGATGGAGAGGATTTGCGAGGCTCGCCAAGCTACTGGATTGCCCGGAACTTCGATTCAGTGGGGCGCCATCGGTGACACTGGATTGGTGTTGGAAACGCTGGGTGACAACGAAACCGTCATTGGAGGTACGCTGCCGCAGCGGATGTCCTCTTGTCTGCAGACGATGGACTTCTTCCTGCAGCAGCCAAGTCCTGTGCTGGCTTCGATGGTTGTTGCCGAGAAGCGAAAGGCAGAAACCGGTGGAGCCGGCCTGGTCAGCAGTATTGCCAACATTTTGGGTCTGAAGGACACCAAGAACGTGTCCGACTCGGCAACGTTGGCTGACCTCGGTATGGACTCCCTCATGGGTACGGAAATTAAGCAGACCTTGGAGCGAAACTTTGACACGACGCTGAGTGCGGCCGAGATCCGACTGCTGACGTTCGGAAAGCTGAAGGCTTTGGAAAGTGGCACCGGAGACGTTGCCAGCGATTCTTCGGCAGCGGCAGGTACCGATTCTAAGCAAGATCTGAACGGTGTTGGCGATGGAACGCAGGTCAAGTTTGGCACGGAACTCATGCCAACGAAATGCCTAACCCGACTGGACTCAAAGGCCCCGGCCAACAGCAAGGACACTCCAGTGTTTATGATCCACGCCATCGAAGGAGTGATCACCTCTTTGATCCCACTCGCACAAACTCTGACAGTGCCGGTCTATGGACTGCAATGCGTTGCCGAAGCTCCATTGGAATCTCTGGAAACCCTTGCCGCGTACTACATCAAGCAGATCCGGACGGTCCAACCGAAGGGTCCATACACGATCCTGGGCTACTCGTTCGGTGCCTCGATCGCCTACGAGATCGTCGTGCAGCTGGAGAAGGCCAAGGACGCGTGTAGACTGGTGCTGATTGACGGATCGCCCGGTTACGTCAGCTGGTACACGGAAGCCCAGAAGCAGCGCAATGCCAACGGCGGCGGTGTCCAAGCCCAGGACGAAGCATTCGCTTTGGCTTACTTTGCCATGGTGTGCGGCAAGCTGGACTACGGAAAGACTGCCCAAGAGCTGATCAAGCCCAAAACCTGGGAAGCGCGGTTGCAAAAGTGCGCCGAATTGGTCCGAGTTCAGCTGCCACAATACTCCCAGCAATTG CTCGAAACGACAGCCAAATCCTTCGTGCAAAAGATCGTTGCCAACCATTTGTACAAACCATCGTCCAAGATCAATGCCCCCGTGAAGCTGGTCAAACCCACGGAAAATTACGCCAAACTGCATGGCGACTACGGTCTTTCAGAG CTCTGCACCAAGGAGGTTAAGGTGACCACCGTCAAGGGTGACCATCGGTCGATCCTGACGGGCGAATCGATGCTAAACATTTCCAAACTGCTGCTGGAAACGAATTAA